A genome region from Taeniopygia guttata chromosome 5, bTaeGut7.mat, whole genome shotgun sequence includes the following:
- the RPS29 gene encoding small ribosomal subunit protein uS14: protein MGHQQLYWSHPRKFGQGSRSCRVCSNRHGLIRKYGLNMCRQCFRQYAKDIGFIKLD, encoded by the exons ATGGGCCACCAGCAGCTCTACTGGAGCCACCCCAGGAAGTTCGGCCAGGGCTCCCGCTCGTG CCGCGTGTGCTCCAACCGCCACGGCCTCATCCGCAAGTACGGGCTCAACATGTGCCGCCAGTGCTTCCGCCAGTACGCCAAGGACATCGGGTTCATCAAG CTGGACTGA